GTCGTGTGGCACGTCCACCTCCACCACATACACACCGAAGGCCAATAACACCTCCAATCAAtgtaacaacaaaaagcaaaacaaaacccacatacatttcaaaatgccCCTGGAGAcgaggaaaaaaattcacaccCACTGAGTACCCTTAAAtaagcagaaagaagagagaacaagcaCAGTGGGGAGGAAGTCAAAGAGAGACAATGAGGGAAACACAAAATGTGATGAGGAATCAGCAGAAAAAAGGCATCCTTCAATGACCTTCACCTACCAGGTCAAGTCCCAGCTCCTTAGAAAACAAAGTCCTTCAGGACTCGGCCCCACCTatcccagctgcctcccctccagccttctCCCTAAGGCGcccacccacaccctcccttcTCAGACAACTGGTTTCCCTGACCGGATGTACCGCGCTCAGACCTCCGTGCCCTGGCATGTGCATTCTCCTCTACCTGGAGTGCACGTCTCAAGGCAAACTCCCAGTCATACATCCATACCCAGTGCCAAGGTTTGTGAAGCCAGACACAGGCAGCCCCACGCCACCCAGCCCTTCCGTGCTCCCACCCAACTGCACCCCGCTGCCTGCAGCAGGAGCTACTGAAGGGCAGGCACCCCTTGAGTCCTCACAGAGAACTCGAGCTCAATGAATTCTAAGAGAATGACCTTGCATGAAAGGTTTTTGTAAAAGGCTaaaaaaagcaaatcacacaGAAAGCAGACAATAGATATTTTCTACTATTGAAAGCATGTATTTTCTAAACTCTGATCTTTGGTTGAGCATCACTTAGGAACCAGACAGAGATGCTCTACCACTTCCTAGTCGGGTATCTGTGGGCAAATTAAGTAAACTCACTGTGACTCAAATTTCCAATAACTGAAAGAAACCACCCCTGCAGTGTGGGTAAGACGACTAATTAacatatgcttaaaaaaaaaagtaacagaaagcaTTGGCTAAATGGCAGTTCTGACTAGCCTGCCATCATCACAGACACCTTAACAAGACCAGATACTGTACCACCAGGAATGTGAGCACAACGAAATTTtggttaaaactattttttaggAGAGCTGAAAGTCAACAAATCCAACAGCTTGTCCTCCAGCTGCACTGTGCTCTCTACAGTCCTCAGTACCGATCCCCATTGACCACTCTGTCCCCCGGCTCTGCTGACAATGTGGACTCCCAGGTCTCTGGTCTCTGAccacatctcctcctcctcctcctctgtagCTTGACTGCTATGGACACCTAAAGTCAGGCATTTCTTTGGCTCAGCTCACTCACTTTTTCTTATCTTGTGCCTTCTCAAGGCTTCAATTACAATCTCTATGGAGATGACCCCATGACTTCTCAGTCacattcagaaaatgtttcaagCTGAATTTATCCAACATACTTATCTTAATTAGGTCATGAAGCATACAGCTTCAGCTTCTCTCTTTcataccatttttttccttttctcctgggtCTTATACATCCCACCAGTCCTCAGCTTCCTTTGCCCACCTCTTAAAACTACTTGCTTGTCACGGTTCCTCCTTTgctctttctgttctgtctccCTGGTTCTTAAACTCTCTGGGATAATGAATGCTTTGAAAATCTACTGAATGCTACGGATTATTTActaaaaagataaacacacagaATACATGCATGCAATTTCACCTAACCAAAGATCTCAAATAAGAAGCTGTGTTCATCCACACCAGACTACCACTTACACAAATTTTCATCTCCAGATGCCATATCCCTTTCATTTTCAGGATGCCTTCTAGATACAGCCTAAAGGGCCTCAAAAACCAGCATCATGAACTTAACGAGTCCAAACCAGAACTCAGTATTTCTCCTTAACAAACCTCCTCTGCCTACAGTACTCCTGCCACCATGGCCCCAAGCTAGAAGCCTTGGAATTAACAACCTTCCCCAAACCACACCACCACGTCCTGTCTCAGAATCTCTCCCAAATCCAAATTCCACCTCTTCAGCCTCTTACCCTGTAAGACCTCATCATCCTTTGCTTCATCCCATACCTGCCATGATGAAAAGTCCACCACTCCTCTGATAAGAGCCCCTTACTGACTCTAACATCTCCATCTTTCACGCCACTACATCACTTCACCTCTAGAAGGTCACACAGTCTGATTCTCCACCTCGGTTTTCTCCTCTCATTTCCACCAGTGTTTATTTagattcttcaaatatttcaaaactgatCGTGTGCCTGTCTCTTTTCAAAAACTCTGTTTCTCCATTgcacaaatataaaattgaacTCTGTTCTGCCTACAAAGTCCTCCACAATTTGCCACCTAATTCCTTTTCCAGGATTGGATTCCACAGCTTAGACTGTCACTTGCACCTGTCTTTATATCAAAACCACACCCACTTGGAAAGGCTCAattcaaactccactctttaTATCCTCTATGATTAGGAAAGCACTTTgcacagaaaaggcaaaattccTAACGAAcagattcagaaaatgaaaaaaaaaatttcttccttaaaatcttTAAGTCTTTCGAGAAACATTAAGCTTTACAAAATATCAGCTCCACAAGTCTCTGTCAGCACAAAATACCACAGGTAGCTGATTCTAATAAAAAACAACACCCACCCCCACATTCCATGAACGCTTCTGAGGGATGTGGAGCCAGAAAAGGGAGCCTGCATGTGGTCCTGCAAGAACTCCATCAGGGCTGCAAACACACTGAGCACTAAAGCAGTAACTGGGAAAGTCCACAGTCACTGTGCTAAAACGACTGGGTGCCTTTACGCTAGTAACGGAGCTCACGCGCGGTACAAGGGGAAAAAGTCAAATTAGGCCCAACTCCAAATGACCCCTTAAGAAATCAAGACAGGAATGCCGACTTACCCTTCCTGAAACGCGAACGGTACCACACCAACAACCACTTAAAAACTTCAACACTGAAACATTCCACACCAACACTGGTGCTGCTCATGCTGCTTAGAAAGCCCGCGCAAGAGAGCAGCCCTGGCAGCACGGAAGGTGCTGAAGCAAAGCCGGCCGCAGAAAACGCAGGCGAGGGGGCAAACAAGATGACTTCAGGGCTGTGCACACACGCCGCTGCCAACCGCTTCCCAGACCACGGCCGCCGCCGCGAGCACCTGAAGGACTTCGCGGCTTCACAGTCCGACCTCAAGGGAAGGCTGCGAGGAGCACCCGGAGGTGGGGGCTCCGTTCCCGTTCTGGGGGTCCCTGGAGGCCACGTTCCcggcctccacccccacccccgcgcccAGCGAGGGCCGGCCCGGGAAGCGCCGCGAGCAACGCCCCAGCGCGAACCGCCCGGCCATGCCCGAGACCCCAGGCGCGCGGACTGCGGGGCAGCCCTGCGGGGGTCGGGGCCGCGCTCGGGGTTGGGGTCGCGGGTCGTGGGGCCGAAGCCGCAGCTGCGTCTGCCGAGGCCGGGCGGGGGGCCCCTCGGGCGGGCGCGGCCTGCAGGCCGGGCGCGGACACTCACCACACCACGTCGGGGGAGCCCTCGCCGGTGTAGCAGGCTGCTGGAGCGCCGCCCACGTCGAATACCTGCCCGCGGACCATCttggggccgccgccgccgccgccgccgccgccgccgccgagctGGGCACGAAGCTCCGCGGCAGCCGCTCGGCCCACACCGCGCCTCCCGGAGGGACTGCCCTGCcgccgctgcagccgccgccgTTGGCCGGAGGGAGCACGGCCTGCGCCGCTCGGGAGAACCGCAGAACAGCCAGCTGCTCGAACATGATTCCCCCTGGCCGCCTGACAAACTGACCTTCGAGTGGGCGGAGGGAGGGACGGTGCGGAAGAGGACGCCGGGGCGGGGCCGAGAAGCCTGCGCGCGGATTGGCTTTCGTGACCCCGGGGGCGGGTCTGGTGGCCCCACAGATTTGTAGTCTTTTTGTCTATTAGGATTAATTCTGGTGTGAACATTTgcatacaagttttttttttaaaccaaaaatgtTCATTGTAATTTTACTTAAacttcatagaagaaaaaaactaaaacaaaactggaggaattACCGCATTTCAAGTAAATGTATCTTTGTCATGGGAAATAGTGTTGCGTAAAAGATCTCTATAAGGTACAAAGAGTtaatgataaataaacaaacaaacaaacaaataaataaataaaattatgaaatgcatTAACAGgttgtgaaataaattaaagacattttgtgttttctaaacACTGTGCTTCAAATTTAGACATTATCtattgatttcattttgaaagttTGACATTCACAGATTCTCTTCTACCACTGTTATTCCCAACTCAGATTTTGAatagttatatgtattttaaaaacattgttcatGTTTACAATATTTCAAGTCTTGTTGGGAACTATAATTCCTATTGTTTCTAAAACTTTGTTTCAAATTTAGAACACATTCACCgtttaaagttaaaataacaaaatactgtacATTGAGAAGTTTCACTTCCACACTTGTGACATCTTAGTTCCCCCTACCATTATTAGATAACTACTTAGTTTCTTAAATGATATTTCCAATGTTTCagatacaaacaaaaatgaaaatatactttattttccacttttctcaCAATTATGCATTATATCATATgattctgctgtgaacatttgtatacaagtttttgtggggaaatatgttttcatttctcatagcTGTATACCTGAGATTGCCATGGCTGGGTTTTGATTCTTGAAGTAGCTAGAGGGCGAGGTTTACTTGTTCAAGACTGACTCCCTGCAGTAGAAAGGCTGGCCTTCCTCAAGACGTCACGGGCACGGACCACAGCCGAGGCTCACAGCTGTCAAAGCTGGTAAGTGCTGTCCGTTGACTCAGCCATGGGTTGGCTGAGCATTACAGCGGCGACCACAGCTTGTGCCAGCCCTGACCAGCAGGAGAGAGGCTTGTGCTTCCCTCATCTGGAGTGCTCATCCCGTGGAGAAGCTGGACCTGGGGCCTGCGTGTCACAGTGCTGGTTCCAGTCCCTGCCCACACTGGGCCTGGGTTCTCTAATCATACCGTGTAAAGCATCTGCCTGCTTCTCCAATTCTCAgggcagtggtttgccctgtgacctcagatCTTTGATGGGTCTAGAAAGagttgtttcttttcagtctgttcattttttcttgttttgaggaTGGGAGGGATGACTTCCAAGATCCTCACACCCTAGACTAGGAACCGGAAGCCTATGATTTCTGTTAGTTTCTTCTCCCCTCCGTAGCTTGTCTGTGTTTGACTTTGGCAATGAGCACCAGCAGCCCATGCCAGCACACCATTTGGGAGGGCAGGGAGTCCCTGAAGACATACCTTTCAAGTCCCTCTCCCTGCCAGTGACTTCAGTGACAGTCCAGGCCCCACTCCCAGGCTCACTGGCTCCTTCTGTCCCCTGCTTAGTCCTTTCCC
The nucleotide sequence above comes from Camelus ferus isolate YT-003-E chromosome 24, BCGSAC_Cfer_1.0, whole genome shotgun sequence. Encoded proteins:
- the LOC106730885 gene encoding uncharacterized protein FLJ37310-like, encoding MQMFTPELILIDKKTTNLWGHQTRPRGHESQSARRLLGPAPASSSAPSLPPPTRRSVCQAARGNHVRAAGCSAVLPSGAGRAPSGQRRRLQRRQGSPSGRRGVGRAAAAELRAQLGGGGGGGGGGGPKMVRGQVFDVGGAPAACYTGEGSPDVVCSQKLWML